In one Gadus morhua chromosome 15, gadMor3.0, whole genome shotgun sequence genomic region, the following are encoded:
- the slc1a4 gene encoding neutral amino acid transporter A → MAKSKGEINGHAMPHSESTDQILDRHRTSEQKSFGQKLRGFLRRNLMVILTVSGVLVGVGLGMMVRKMNLTRAQMTYFAFPGEMLLRMLKMIILPLVVCSLVSGAASLDTRSLGKLGGIAVGYFLGTTLIASCIGVSLAFIIKPGVGAGALNTNSLALESISNDKETADSFLDLARNLFPANLVAAAFRSYATDYKMVATGNDTNGTALYQKVPIGTDTDGMNILGLVLFAMVFGVALRKLGPEGEELIRFFNAFNEATMVLVSWIMWYVPLGIMFLVGSKIVEMEDVVLLVTSLGKYIFASILGHIIHGGVVLPLIYFAFTRKNPFTFLSGLITPFTTAFATCSSSATLPSMIKCVEENNGVDKRISRFILPIGATVNMDGAAIFQCVAAVFIAQLNNHELNAGQIFTILVTATASSVGAAGIPAGGIITIAIILEAIGLPTNDLSLMLAVDWIVDRTTTVVNVEGDALGAGILHHINQQEMKKKQQEAELGEDEEEEAEELLEVRVEAVANRADGESSPLVRHQAVRTPEGTPEAIESML, encoded by the exons ATGGCGAAGAGCAAGGGAGAAATCAACGGCCACGCGATGCCCCACTCGGAGTCCACCGACCAGATCCTGGACCGGCATCGGACCAGCGAGCAGAAGAGCTTCGGACAGAAGTTGAGGGGTTTCCTCCGGAGGAACCTCATGGTGATCCTCACCGTGTCCGGCGTGCTGGTGGGCGTCGGGCTGGGCATGATGGTGAGGAAGATGAACCTGACTCGGGCGCAGATGACTTACTTCGCCTTCCCTGGGGAGATGCTGCTGAGGATGCTGAAGATGATCATCCTGCCGCTGGTCGTGTGCAGCCTCGTCTCAGGCGCCGCCAGCCTGGACACGCGCTCCCTGGGCAAGCTCGGCGGCATCGCCGTGGGCTACTTTCTGGGGACCACCCTCATCGCCTCCTGCATCGGCGTGAGCCTCGCCTTTATCATCAAGCCCGGCGTGGGCGCGGGGGCTTTGAACACCAACAGCCTCGCGCTGGAGAGCATCAGCAACGACAAGGAGACAGCCGACTCTTTTTTAGACCTCGCGAG GAATTTATTTCCAGCGAACTTAGTGGCAGCTGCTTTCCGTTCT TACGCCACCGACTACAAGATGGTGGCCACTGGAAATGACACCAATGGAACGGCCCTCTACCAGAAG GTCCCCATCGGTACAGACACGGACGGTATGAACATCCTGGGTCTGGTGTTGTTCGCCATGGTGTTCGGCGTCGCGCTCAGGAAGCTTGggccggagggggaggagctcaTCCGCTTCTTCAACGCCTTCAACGAGGCCACCATGGTGCTGGTGTCCTGGATCATGTG GTATGTGCCGTTGGGCATTATGTTCCTGGTGGGCAGCAAGATCGTGGAGATGGAGGACGTGGTCCTGCTGGTCACCAGCCTGGGGAAGTACATCTTCGCATCCATCCTGGGACACATCATCCACGGCGGCGTCGTCCTGCCCCTCATCTACTTTGCCTTCACCCGCAAGAACCCCTTCACCTTCCTGTCGGGCCTCATCACCCCCTTCACCACCGCCTTCGCCACCTGCTCCAG ctctgcGACCCTGCCCTCCATGATCAAGTGTGTGGAGGAAAACAACGGCGTGGACAAACGCATCAGCCGTTTCATCCTGCCCATCGGCGCCACTGTCAACATGGACGGTGCCGCCATCTTCCAGTGTGTGGCGGCCGTCTTCATCGCCCAGCTCAACAACCACGAGCTGAATGCCGGACAGATCTTCACCATCCT AGTGACAGCCACAGCATCCAGTGTTGGTGCAGCCGGCATCCCAGCCGGTGGCATCATCACCATAGCGATCATCCTGGAAGCCATTGGCCTTCCAACCAATGACCTGTCCCTCATGCTGGCCGTTGACTGGATTGT GGACCGCACCACCACGGTGGTGAACGTGGAGGGGGACGCGCTGGGGGCGGGGATCCTTCACCACATCAACCAGcaggagatgaagaagaagcagcaggaggcggagctgggggaggacgaggaggaggaggccgaggagctgctggaggtcagggtggaggcGGTGGCCAACCGGGCAGACGGGGAGAGCTCTCCGCTGGTCAGGCACCAGGCAGTCCGGACCCCCGAGGGCACGCCGGAGGCCATCGAGTCCATGCTGTGA
- the sertad2b gene encoding SERTA domain-containing protein 2b yields the protein MFGKGAKRKLDEEDDEGLEGQALASPVAPGAAGGPGPRWPEGPSKVSYTLQRQTIFNISLMKLMYSHRSPPAEPRLERRVLINNMLRRIQEELKQEGALRPPLLLLPPSPPPDDPMDETFREAPPAAGSGPGPATPGPPSAMPASPVTPASAAQLPLQLLALPPSPAPPPTPPPPPHTATPPCPPATPTGPAPMEACLTPASLLEDNDTAFCTLAPPTLPLSPPPTPPNCQPASPLPLPPRGPSPHGAGFFPPAPASLAPGPPAAIAKTAAAANTTTTSPTAPALPLPSPPLPLRDSRTTAPRAEVAVVSPTSVGVVADAPPASHPYPPAPPSPSGFLSDLALDDILFADIDTSMYDFDACTTAGAVTAKLSPAVTADDLLKSLTSPYAVAPAPQVSANQPFKIDLTELDHIMEVLVGS from the coding sequence ATGTTCGGTAAAGGCGCAAAGCGGAAGCTGGACGAGGAGGATGACGAGGGGCTGGAAGGCCAAGCGCTGGCGTCGCCTGTGGCCCCTGGAGCGGCGGGGGGGCCCGGGCCCCGGTGGCCCGAGGGCCCCTCCAAGGTGTCGTACACGCTGCAGCGGCAGACCATCTTCAACATCTCTCTGATGAAGCTGATGTACAGCCACCGCTCGCCGCCGGCCGAGCCGCGGCTGGAGCGCCGCGTGCTCATCAACAACATGCTGCGACGCATCCAGGAGGAGCTCAAGCAGGAGGGGGCGCTGcggccgccgctgctgctgctgcccccctcgCCGCCGCCCGACGACCCCATGGACGAGACCTTCCGCGAGGCCCCGCCCGCCGCCGGCAGCGGGCCGGGACCGGCCACGCCCGGGCCCCCGTCGGCGATGCCCGCCTCCCCCGTGACGCCGGCGTCGGCCGCCCAGCTGCCCCTGCAGCTGCTGGCCCTGCCGCCGTCGCCGGCCCCTCcgcctactcctcctcctcctcctcacacggCCACGCCCCCCTGCCCGCCTGCCACGCccaccggccccgcccccatggAGGCATGCCTCACGCCCGCCTCCCTGCTGGAGGACAACGACACGGCTTTTTGCActttggccccgcccaccctgccgctctcccctccccccacccccccaaactGTCAGCCtgccagccccctccccctcccccccaggggcccctccCCCCACGGTGCCGGCTTCTTCCCCCCGGCCCCGGCTAGCCTGGCGCCGGGCCCCCCCGCAGCCATAGCaaagacagcagcagcagctaacACCACAACTACCTCCCCCAcggcccccgccctccccctgccctcccccccgctccccctcaGGGACAGCAGGACCACGGCCCCCCGGGCCGAGGTGGCGGTCGTCTCGCCCACCTCGGTCGGCGTGGTGGCGGACGCGCCCCCCGCCTCCCACCCCTACCCGCctgcgcccccctccccctcggggTTCCTCTCCGACCTGGCGCTGGACGACATCCTGTTCGCCGACATCGACACGTCCATGTACGACTTTGACGCGTGCACCACGGCGGGCGCCGTCACCGCCAAGCTGTCGCCGGCGGTAACGGCCGACGACCTCCTCAAGTCACTGACGTCGCCGTACGCCGTAGCGCCCGCTCCCCAggtttcagccaatcagccgTTCAAGATCGACCTGACGGAACTGGACCACATCATGGAGGTGCTGGTTGGCTCGTGA